The sequence ACAGTTTTGCACAAAATGGCGCAGCAGGTTCAAACTCCCGCTGCGCCATCCCCCGTTGGTTTCTAGAACTTGAACTGTACCCCCGCAAAATAGCGTGGCCCGTATACCTGGATCGCTCCGAAGTCGTCTGGCGCGCCGCGATAATTGGTCCGCGGCTCGTTGAACAGGTTGATCCCTTCGAGCGTGAACTTCACATTCTTGTTCAACCGGAAAGAGACACGGGCTTCGAAAACACTGACATCGTCAACATACCGGACGCGTCCGGGAGTTGCGACAAACTGCTGGAAGTAATTGCTGCGATATTTGTAGACGCCCTGGAAATCGAACGGACCGATTTCATAATATAGCTGCGCCGCCAGCACGTGCTTGGAAAAACCGAACAGGTTTGAAGGCACGATCAGACCGTTGCTAACCGTCGTTCCAGTCGGGGTCGGGGTCGTGATTGCTCCCAATGTATCGTCTTCGAACTCGAAATTCGAATCTGCATAATTATAGCTGACCTTGAACCCGAGACCATCGAGCGGTTCCGGCAGATAGCTAAGACGGTGGGCTGCTGTTATCTCGACACCATAGATTCTGCTTGTGTCGTCACTGGTAGCAACCGATGTCGTGAAGAGGTCGATGTCCTGATTGTTGATAGTGAACGTCTCGGTAAAGCCGATTGCATCAAATCCGCCGTCGAAACTCTTGTAATAGGCGTTGAAAGCCAGGATCGTATCCTCGTTGGGATACCATTCGAGACCTGCGTCGAAATTCCAAGAAAGCAGTGGCTCCGTCAGCGGATTGCCCGTCGCGCTGACATTGTTGAAGCCTCCGGCAATGGCGTCTGCCGGCGTCGCAAATTCGTCATCGTCATTAAAACTAAAGACCCGGCCGTCTCCAAGCGACGAAGGGTCAGGACGCGACAGGGAGCGATAGATGGCAAAGCGTCCAAGCAGATTGGGCTGGAATTCTGCAACGATGTTCAGACTGGGCAGAAATTCCGTGTAGGAATTTTTCGTCTGCCGCTGGATCAGGTTGGTAGTATCCTCGACCAGCACGAATCCGGCGGTGCCGTCACCATCAACATCATCGAGAACAACATTGAAATCCGAACGGAAGCCAGTGGAATTCACCAATGTCTTGACCACCCGCAAGCCGGCGTTTCCGCGAATGGGGGTGTCACCAAGATCACCATCAAAATTGGCCTGTATGTAGGCCGCCATACTGCGCTCGGTCACATCCGTATTTTGCGCGGAATCGAAATTTCCGGACGGATAGATGGGAACGCCATCTTCATCAAACTGCAGACCCGACGGATCCTCGCGCTCGAGAACCTGCGCAATGCACAGCGCATCAAAGGTTGCGAAGCTGTTGTAGGTGCCAATCACATTGCCCGATGAATCGACATTCGTAATGAGCGGATTCCCACCGGAAATGGAGGAAAGGAAGCCGCTTTCGGGAAAGCTTGTCCGACATTCCCGGTTCGCTACGGCCAGGGCACCGGTTCCGTCGGTGTCATTATAGCTATTCTCGAACCGGCTGGCGCCGAGCGCACCGGGCACGTCCCGGTAGCGGAGTTGCTGATAACGGGCGCCGGCCTGGAGCGTGTTTACAAATCCATCCATTTCATATTCGACGTCGCCGCGAAATGCCCAGACACTATTGAACCGGTCCTGCTC comes from Sphingorhabdus sp. YGSMI21 and encodes:
- a CDS encoding TonB-dependent receptor, with the translated sequence MAMIATPAWSQSTGADEGAIVVTGIRATIQDSIEAKRESTEVFDALSAEEIGDIPALSIGEALETLTGAASHREQGGATEISIRGLGPFLGSTVINGRIASNGSGDRSVNFSQFPSELFSKIGIYKTQAASYIEGGVAGQIALESIKPLDYGKRRFQGNFKLNANPDNLDIDADQRFQKFGYRITGSYVDQFQLGDAELGISLGYSRNKTTNPEQEANVSNTIRACVVDPTDTGDGVFDDGNCDTSGGTIDGLRDGTVTDDFVIARNSYAFRSNITDDTRDSFFGALQFKPSPDVDINADFQYSKRLFREQRSDLNFAEGRRIDGLGDANAIPGYPLIYTETGALRQFTNEQRIEAVSEYLERDEEYYGGGLSLDAQVSDRVKISLDGSYSRTQRVEQAVQIRFRTEDNEDITGAAAWPNAFESDGSSTNDRVETAVQILQNGSQGLNFVTQNFDVTNHDLFANDPRLRADLEQDRFNSVWAFRGDVEYEMDGFVNTLQAGARYQQLRYRDVPGALGASRFENSYNDTDGTGALAVANRECRTSFPESGFLSSISGGNPLITNVDSSGNVIGTYNSFATFDALCIAQVLEREDPSGLQFDEDGVPIYPSGNFDSAQNTDVTERSMAAYIQANFDGDLGDTPIRGNAGLRVVKTLVNSTGFRSDFNVVLDDVDGDGTAGFVLVEDTTNLIQRQTKNSYTEFLPSLNIVAEFQPNLLGRFAIYRSLSRPDPSSLGDGRVFSFNDDDEFATPADAIAGGFNNVSATGNPLTEPLLSWNFDAGLEWYPNEDTILAFNAYYKSFDGGFDAIGFTETFTINNQDIDLFTTSVATSDDTSRIYGVEITAAHRLSYLPEPLDGLGFKVSYNYADSNFEFEDDTLGAITTPTPTGTTVSNGLIVPSNLFGFSKHVLAAQLYYEIGPFDFQGVYKYRSNYFQQFVATPGRVRYVDDVSVFEARVSFRLNKNVKFTLEGINLFNEPRTNYRGAPDDFGAIQVYGPRYFAGVQFKF